One Arthrobacter sp. StoSoilB20 DNA segment encodes these proteins:
- a CDS encoding Hsp70 family protein produces MSYVLAIDVGTSFTAAALARPDQGTPPEVLPLGLHGSAVPSVLFYTDDGRVLVGEAAERRGLDEPHHMVREFKRRIGDSVPLAVGEGWLTAEDVYATMAAWVVDRAREREGSEPSSIIMTHPAAWGAHRVSSVLAALDLAGLSDITLISEPEAAALHYASQTRVEDGSIIAVYDLGGGTFDTAILRKAGAGNFELLGRPDGIETLGGADFDAAVLRHVMGHVSPAVDMDPMAPETLAALARLRRECREAKEALSMDSESSVAVSLPGTQQSVRLVRAEFEELIEAPLRETVEALERSLQGINVDAHDLRAVLLIGGSSRIPLVAEMISVELGRPIAVDADPKSSICLGAAVAAAGMAAAAGMVEATGPAAAAGMVEATGQAAATAPAVGPVPSDDALRRPSGIMRPPALAALRNASSSPTRHTTSRPRVRMAAAAAAAAAVLTIATATAAQSPDARGLLATMFGNQAADVMRDGGPAASGGGGSGAGAGSTGETPVVRNPGPGLEASARNGATRAGTGRGSVRPGTGSAGTGTGSAGGSATGNPAGAGSGNSPGAATGGTGSTATPAPGTGTPGTGTPGAGTPGAGTPGTGTPGTGTPTTGTPGTPGTGTPTPAPTGGAASGPTDPPPTSTPTTPPPVTEPSIPPATPTDPVSPPPPPPPPPPSPEPTLPQPEPSITQAPPPASPEPAPDPVPPPATADPAPTQTVPVADPALLSAV; encoded by the coding sequence ATGAGCTATGTTCTCGCCATTGACGTCGGGACGAGTTTTACCGCTGCAGCCCTTGCCAGGCCCGATCAAGGCACGCCACCGGAAGTCCTGCCGCTGGGTTTGCACGGCAGTGCAGTACCCTCCGTGCTGTTCTACACCGACGACGGCCGCGTGCTGGTAGGCGAAGCAGCCGAACGTCGGGGTCTGGACGAGCCCCACCACATGGTGCGTGAATTCAAGCGCCGGATCGGGGATTCCGTTCCCCTCGCTGTTGGCGAGGGATGGCTTACCGCCGAGGACGTGTACGCCACCATGGCGGCGTGGGTAGTGGACAGGGCCCGGGAGCGTGAGGGTTCGGAACCGTCGTCGATCATCATGACGCACCCCGCCGCCTGGGGCGCGCATCGTGTCTCTTCAGTCCTGGCTGCCCTGGACCTGGCGGGCTTGTCGGACATCACGCTGATCAGCGAGCCGGAAGCGGCGGCCCTGCACTACGCCTCCCAGACACGCGTGGAAGATGGCAGCATCATCGCTGTGTACGATCTGGGTGGCGGCACCTTTGACACCGCCATCCTCCGTAAAGCCGGAGCCGGGAACTTTGAGTTGCTGGGCCGTCCCGACGGTATCGAAACCCTTGGCGGGGCTGATTTTGACGCAGCCGTCCTGCGCCACGTCATGGGACACGTGAGCCCTGCGGTGGACATGGATCCGATGGCACCGGAAACCCTGGCAGCCCTGGCGCGGCTGCGGCGGGAATGCCGTGAAGCCAAAGAGGCGCTGTCCATGGACAGCGAGTCCAGCGTGGCCGTTTCCCTTCCAGGAACCCAGCAGTCCGTCCGCCTGGTCCGGGCCGAATTCGAAGAGCTGATCGAGGCACCCCTCCGGGAAACGGTGGAAGCCTTGGAACGAAGCCTGCAGGGCATCAACGTGGACGCGCATGATTTGCGTGCCGTACTGCTCATCGGAGGCTCATCCCGCATTCCCTTGGTGGCTGAGATGATTTCGGTCGAACTTGGCCGGCCCATCGCCGTCGACGCCGATCCGAAGTCCTCCATCTGCCTCGGCGCGGCAGTGGCTGCTGCGGGCATGGCGGCTGCGGCGGGCATGGTTGAAGCCACAGGCCCGGCGGCTGCGGCGGGCATGGTTGAAGCCACAGGCCAGGCGGCTGCCACAGCGCCGGCGGTGGGGCCGGTACCGTCCGATGACGCGCTGCGCCGGCCGTCGGGGATCATGCGACCGCCGGCTTTGGCCGCCTTGAGGAACGCCTCCAGCTCACCTACCCGGCACACAACGTCACGGCCTCGCGTTCGGATGGCTGCGGCAGCCGCAGCAGCTGCGGCGGTGCTGACCATTGCTACGGCCACTGCTGCGCAAAGCCCCGATGCCCGCGGGCTGTTGGCAACGATGTTCGGCAACCAGGCTGCCGATGTCATGCGCGACGGCGGTCCGGCAGCCTCCGGTGGCGGGGGCAGCGGAGCGGGAGCAGGAAGCACCGGTGAGACACCGGTGGTACGTAACCCAGGACCGGGACTTGAAGCCAGCGCCAGGAACGGCGCCACGAGGGCCGGAACGGGGAGGGGATCCGTCCGGCCTGGGACCGGAAGCGCCGGGACGGGCACAGGATCCGCCGGGGGATCGGCCACTGGCAACCCAGCCGGTGCGGGCTCTGGCAACTCACCGGGTGCGGCCACGGGCGGAACGGGCAGCACCGCCACTCCTGCCCCGGGCACCGGAACCCCGGGCACCGGAACCCCGGGCGCCGGAACCCCGGGCGCCGGAACACCCGGCACCGGAACACCCGGAACGGGTACCCCCACCACGGGGACGCCCGGCACTCCGGGAACCGGCACCCCTACGCCCGCACCTACGGGCGGCGCTGCCAGTGGTCCCACCGATCCTCCTCCCACCTCGACTCCCACCACTCCGCCTCCGGTCACTGAACCCAGCATTCCGCCTGCCACACCCACGGACCCGGTCAGCCCGCCGCCTCCACCACCACCTCCACCGCCGTCGCCGGAGCCGACGCTGCCCCAGCCTGAGCCGAGCATCACCCAGGCCCCGCCCCCGGCATCACCGGAGCCCGCGCCGGATCCGGTACCGCCGCCCGCCACAGCTGATCCCGCACCCACGCAGACCGTCCCCGTTGCGGATCCAGCGCTGTTGTCGGCGGTCTAG
- a CDS encoding cytochrome c biogenesis protein ResB — protein MSESVKAKKKSPSAESATGNAADGKLQQAKSEAALPALGFKDMLRWAWTQLTSMRTALFLLLLLAVGAVPGSLFPQRPANPSVVTQYIKDNPSYGELLDALQLYDVYSSAWFSAIYILLFISLIGCVTPRAIAHYKAMKSQPPRTPKRLSRLPEYGTLALPADAGIPASKAINDAAGLLKKRGYRVEVRDVDGALPSLGAERGFLKEVGNLVFHTSLIGVLVSVAIGGLYGYSGQRILVEGETFVNTLVGYDQFTPGTNFQSSALQPYSMQLDKFQATFDRESPGKAGQPIDYTAEVTTKEGPDSPAKKETLKVNDPVSLGGTSLYLTGNGYAPMITVRDGEGNVSFQGPVTAKVQGDNYYSSVVIKVPDAKPEQLGFVGFFLPTAFVSENGTSFSASPELFNPQLSLNSFYGDLGLDKGVPQNVFELDVKDLKPLNARDLAAGGITLTPGATANLPEGKGSITFDGVKKYIGVDIHHNPGQLYALIFGFLAVAGLVMSLYINRRRVWVRSGTHADGRTMVEYGLLARGEDHRLAGESAALREIFAREWNIPDAQDTAPTTAGSSSTSKDQ, from the coding sequence ATGAGCGAGTCCGTGAAAGCCAAGAAGAAGTCACCGTCCGCTGAAAGCGCCACTGGGAACGCAGCGGATGGCAAGCTCCAGCAGGCCAAGTCCGAGGCAGCCCTGCCCGCCCTCGGGTTCAAAGACATGCTCCGGTGGGCATGGACCCAGCTGACCAGCATGCGCACTGCGTTGTTCCTGCTGCTCCTGCTTGCAGTCGGCGCGGTCCCGGGGTCCCTGTTCCCGCAGCGGCCGGCAAACCCGTCAGTGGTGACGCAGTACATCAAGGACAACCCGTCCTACGGTGAGCTCCTGGACGCCCTGCAGCTTTACGACGTGTACTCGTCGGCATGGTTCTCCGCCATCTACATCCTGTTGTTCATCTCTCTGATCGGTTGCGTCACTCCGCGGGCCATCGCCCACTACAAGGCCATGAAGTCGCAGCCGCCGCGCACCCCCAAGCGCCTTTCGCGGCTGCCGGAGTACGGCACCCTTGCGCTGCCCGCCGACGCCGGGATCCCGGCGTCGAAGGCCATCAACGATGCCGCCGGGCTGCTCAAGAAGCGCGGCTACCGCGTTGAAGTCAGGGACGTCGACGGCGCCCTGCCGTCCTTGGGTGCCGAGCGTGGCTTCCTGAAGGAAGTGGGCAACCTGGTGTTCCACACGTCCTTGATCGGCGTGCTGGTGTCCGTGGCCATTGGTGGCCTGTACGGATACAGCGGCCAGCGGATCCTTGTGGAGGGCGAGACGTTCGTCAACACCTTGGTGGGCTATGACCAGTTCACGCCGGGAACCAACTTCCAGAGCAGCGCACTCCAGCCTTACTCCATGCAGTTGGACAAGTTCCAGGCCACGTTCGACCGCGAATCGCCGGGCAAAGCGGGCCAGCCGATCGATTACACGGCCGAGGTGACCACCAAGGAAGGCCCGGACTCTCCGGCCAAGAAGGAAACGCTGAAGGTCAACGATCCCGTGTCGCTCGGCGGTACCAGCCTCTACCTCACCGGTAACGGCTACGCCCCCATGATTACGGTCCGCGACGGGGAGGGCAACGTCTCCTTCCAAGGCCCGGTCACGGCCAAGGTTCAGGGCGACAACTATTACTCGTCCGTGGTCATCAAGGTCCCCGACGCCAAGCCGGAACAACTTGGTTTTGTCGGCTTCTTCCTTCCCACGGCGTTCGTCAGCGAGAACGGAACGTCATTCAGTGCCTCACCTGAGCTGTTCAATCCGCAGTTGAGCCTGAACTCGTTCTACGGCGATCTCGGCTTGGACAAAGGCGTGCCCCAGAACGTGTTCGAACTGGACGTCAAGGACCTCAAGCCCCTCAACGCCCGCGACCTCGCCGCCGGTGGCATCACCCTGACCCCGGGCGCCACCGCCAACCTGCCCGAGGGTAAGGGCAGCATCACGTTCGACGGCGTCAAGAAGTACATCGGCGTGGACATCCACCACAACCCCGGCCAGCTCTACGCACTGATCTTTGGATTCCTCGCGGTCGCCGGCCTGGTGATGTCGCTCTACATCAACCGCCGCCGGGTCTGGGTCCGCAGCGGAACCCATGCCGATGGCCGCACCATGGTGGAGTACGGACTGCTGGCCCGCGGTGAAGACCACCGCCTGGCCGGCGAATCAGCAGCACTACGCGAGATCTTTGCCCGGGAATGGAACATCCCGGATGCGCAGGACACCGCTCCGACAACAGCAGGATCTTCCTCAACCTCGAAGGACCAGTAA
- the ccsB gene encoding c-type cytochrome biogenesis protein CcsB, with the protein MPAINETLGQYSELFMLLAAGTYTVAFIAFAWDLAKSSKVLRAVDLKAAASTVEEKVTVSAGRVRSGLGGSDAGGPAGRAERPTSGLTYEGGTAAGDMKYGGERRAPARVAVALTVLGVLIHGAGVVTRAFGAGRVPWGNMYEFLTTGAFVAVAVFLIVLIRRDLRFLGTFVIGLAIIMLVAASAAFWTPVGHLVPALQSYWLIIHVSIAVLSSALFTLTFAMSVLQLLQSYRQKNLAAGRADNLGFMRLVPNALSLENLSYRINAIAFIGWTFTLMFGAIWAEKAWGRFWGWDPKEVWTFVIWVVYAGYLHARATRGWTGTRAAWLSIVGYACVIINFTLVNTVFNGLHSYSGL; encoded by the coding sequence ATGCCAGCCATCAACGAAACCCTGGGCCAGTACAGCGAGCTGTTCATGCTGTTGGCCGCCGGCACGTACACCGTGGCGTTCATCGCCTTTGCCTGGGACCTGGCCAAGAGCAGCAAGGTGCTCCGCGCCGTGGACCTGAAGGCCGCGGCCAGCACCGTCGAGGAAAAGGTCACGGTTTCAGCAGGCCGGGTCAGGTCAGGCCTGGGAGGTTCCGACGCCGGTGGGCCGGCAGGCCGCGCCGAGCGCCCGACGTCGGGCCTCACCTATGAGGGCGGAACCGCCGCCGGCGACATGAAATACGGCGGCGAACGCCGGGCACCTGCCCGCGTGGCGGTAGCGCTGACGGTCCTGGGTGTCCTGATTCACGGGGCCGGCGTTGTGACGCGTGCCTTCGGTGCAGGACGTGTGCCGTGGGGCAACATGTACGAGTTCCTCACCACCGGTGCCTTTGTTGCCGTTGCCGTGTTCCTGATTGTCCTCATCCGCCGCGACCTGCGCTTCCTGGGCACGTTCGTGATCGGCCTGGCCATCATCATGCTCGTTGCAGCCTCCGCTGCTTTCTGGACCCCGGTGGGCCACCTGGTTCCGGCGCTGCAGAGCTACTGGCTGATCATCCACGTCTCCATCGCAGTGCTCTCCTCAGCGTTGTTCACCCTGACGTTCGCGATGTCCGTGCTGCAGTTGCTGCAGTCATACCGCCAGAAGAACCTCGCCGCCGGCCGTGCGGACAACCTGGGCTTCATGCGCTTGGTTCCCAACGCGCTGAGCCTGGAGAACCTGTCCTACCGCATCAATGCCATCGCCTTCATCGGCTGGACGTTCACCCTCATGTTCGGTGCCATCTGGGCCGAGAAGGCCTGGGGCCGCTTCTGGGGCTGGGACCCGAAGGAAGTTTGGACCTTCGTGATCTGGGTGGTCTACGCGGGCTACCTTCACGCCCGCGCAACAAGGGGCTGGACCGGAACCCGCGCTGCATGGTTGTCGATCGTTGGCTACGCCTGTGTGATCATCAACTTCACCTTGGTGAACACGGTCTTCAACGGCCTGCATTCGTACTCCGGGCTCTAA